In the genome of Arabidopsis thaliana chromosome 4, partial sequence, the window CTTTCGATAAAGTCAACGGCGGAGCTGTCTTCCCTTTCACCATGAAACTccacccaaaaacaaaatgttctGACAGAACATAACCAGTCGCAGCCGAGAAACCTAAGTACATGTCTtgcaagaaaacagaagatagATCTCTAACAACAGAAACAAGCGCTTTCCTAGGTTTAACCTCACCAAACGGAGCCATAGTTACATCGATTTGATTAGTACGATCATCATAGTCAACCCAAACTTGCATCCGTTTACGACTTATCAAAGTCAGATTATTAAACTGATTGATCTCATCCCAATACCCAACCAGCGAGCTTTTAACCGAGGTCAAACTATTTATATTGATTCCCACATGGTTATCGTTCGTATCATCAAACTCAGGGTTCATGATCGTATCAAATTCGACAGCGAGTATATGATTCGTATCGTTACCGTTGTTGGTGCTGCTGAAGAGACCAAGGTATTGGCTAGCCATGGCTGATGAGAGGACGGGGTTAGGAGCGATGAAAAAGGCCATGCCATGGCCGCTAATTGTCGGGATCCCAGAGTAGATACCGATGACGAAGGTTGTTGAGAAGGACGAGACAGTATCGTTTGGTGAATCTTTAAACCGGATTGGTTCGGTGTAGAAAGCGTGACCTGTACTTATAACCGTTTTGTCTGTTAGCTTCAAGATACCGTTGGATGTGACTGTGGCAATTCCTTGGATGGATATGTTAGTTGGTGGACGATGGAAGCTATTGTAAGTGAAGTTGAGACTTTGAGAAGAGGAGTTTAGGGGTTTAGAGAGtaggatgatgaagaagaagaagatggtaaagagcttgaagaacatggctctgtttttgtgtgttttggcTTTTGGTTTAGATATTATTGAGTTTGTAATGAAAATAAGAGTAATAATATATGGTGTAAAGAGAGTGTAGAAAAGTCGTAGTTTGTTGGTCAAAGGAAAAGTCGTAGTTTACCCCAAATTAGAAGTCATGGTGTGGAGACTCACGAAGACAAAGACAGAAAGGCTTTGATTGGTAATGATGTTGTGGTACAACTACTACGTGTATTGTCTCTTGTCTTATTTAGTGAAgctgacaaaaaaacaaaccatagtcataacaaaaccaaagagactaagtgtttcttttgatttttgttaactGCATGTAATGGTGTTACTACTCTGTTTCCTATAACAAAAGAGCAAAAGCATATTTCAAATTACTTTGTGGTATCAAAAagtgattttggttttgattttgaccaCACACGTAGTATAAAATAActtgaaaaaaattgttcacCGTCAGGCATTTTAATATCTGCACAAGGATAGTCATGACTAATTCAAAGAGACCgagtcttttcttttaatttccaTGAATTCCAAATAATGGTGTCACTACTCTGTTTCATATAATATAGGAACCAGAGTAACTTATCATCTGTTTTCCACATTTTCTTTATTGCTAGTTGTTCATAAAATAGAGATCATTTTTGCTTAAGAAATAAGGATAGACAATACTTCTACCATATTTTATACTATtgtcatttcttttttgataaccGCAACATTCGGATCAAAAGTTTATGATATCCATTTGATCTAGATGCCGTCTTTAGActatttctttcaaaaataatCCGAAAGCATTATTGTCAATGTTTTTGTACTCTTTCAAGAAACTCACTACTCACTATCACTAGACTAATAAAGTAATAATCActtgataattttgtaatttttatcgcttctaattatatttacatatatttttaatgtaatatataatcttattaGTTTATTGATATCTCTTTCCGTGATTAAATTATGTCTATTTTATTGCCATTGAATTCAACTCTAAATTTGGGAGACAAGTTGGTGTTAGCGACCattaatctaaaatattaaCGCCAAATTTGTAGCAATCATATTCTTAAAGTGTACACACAATATGTAAAAATAGTTTGAAATAGTGAAACTCTATGAGATTTATATGATATAGTGAAATTAACCTATCATTTTGTGACTTATGTGTTTTAGGACAATATATCAGccaagaaaaaatatctctaaatatttaaaagtcTTAGAGCATGCCCATTGATTGAATCCTTATAAAAAATccttaacattttttaataatatattttggtaattttaaagtttagagtttttgttgagtctctaaattttttgttatccaATGGTGGAGTCCTTAtgaaaatttttttaaaaagcaaaaatatttttaaaataatttatttgataaaacttaaaagttattaaaaaatattacaaattgtaaacatatatgatgacataaaagcaaaaaaaaaaagaaaaagaatacaaatcaAAAGGCTTACAAGAGGAAACTAAAGTCCAAGATGAGAGGTCTATTAATGAAATTGTCACCAAAGGAAGAACATAGAATAATCTATCTCCAGCTCAAGACACTGTCATGAACTTAAATGAAAGCACGTACCTAGAACCAATTATTTGATAACACCAACTAAATGAGCAAACAAAAGAGCATAAACATAAACCTAGAACCAATTATTTTGTGTCACCAATCCGTTGTAATGCTAATGAGAAGTGAATAAGCAGCAAAAGGGTCAcatttttatcttaaaaacCAACAGATCAAACACAAATTTGAACATAAACCAAAGCCCAGAAACTCTATACGAAAccaagagagaggagagaaagaaaaaaggaaaaaaacttattttgttttattggtCCTCCAATGATATAGTGCCACGTCAGCGAACCTTACTCACCCAAAAATACCTTATTTAAGGTTCGCACCTTGGTTAATTagacaattttaatttatttttttgcttcttttcatTAGGATTCTCTTAAGAAACTTGTAAGGTCTCTGCAATGGACATGCTCTTAGGAAACACTATTAATCGAAAAGCCATGTGATACATAATTATACTTCGATAACCATACACTTTCAATGCAGCAACAATAAAACTAAACGTTAGagtttcaaatatttcacGTTTGAGTTCATGGTCCTCTATCTTTTGCAGATAATTGCTTTCTACAAACGTTATGGTATACGAAAATCACCTCCCACTGGAGAGTAGAGAATAAGCAACAGAAGATCCACTGGTAAACATGCCCGACTCATTAGACCCGTTGTGGGTTCCCAACATGATCCCACTCCCACGCAAGTCCAACGGCGACAGATCTGGTAACATTGCATCTCCCCTTAGATACTGTAGCACTTGTCTCATTGTTGGTCTAGCTAGTGGGTCGGAGTGAGAGCACAACAAACCTAGCTTCAAAACCATTTCGACTTCTTTTTGGTCATACTCAGACCCTAGATTAGGATCCTTAGCATCCAAAATGTTTGCCTCCatccaaaatctaaaaacccaATCCACGAGCACGACCCTCTCACCACTTTGGTTATTAATCTCGATAGGACGTCTGCCGCACGCCACTTCTAGTAGGAGCACCCCAAATGCAAAAACATCAGTAGTGGTTGTGGCCCGTCCTGTCCTGATGTGATCGGGGGCTAGGTATCCCCAAGTTCCAACTACACGCGTAGTTTGAGGATCAGACCCGTGATCACACAACTGAGCTAAACCGAAATCCCCGAGTCTCCCATTGAGCTCTGCATCTAACAAGACGTTGCTGGCTTTGACGTCGCGGTGAATCACCACTTGTTCCCACTCCTCGTGGAGATAAAATAAGGCAGAGGCCACGCCATTAATGACTTTAAACCTCTGTTTCCAATCGAGGGTTACCTCTGGACTATTGTACAAATACTTGTCTAAACTTCCATTGGGCATGTAATCGTACACCAGAAGAAGCTCGTCTCTCCGACGGCAATAACCCACGAGAGGAACCAAGTTCCGGTGACTCATCTGTCCAATACTCACGATCTCAGCCACGAACTCTTTCAAACCTTGTCTAGATTCGTTCGAGACTCTTTTCACGGCAATCTCCTTCTTCGTCTTGGGCATGATACCTTTGTAAACACTCCCGAACCCGCCTGATCCAAGAATGTTCTTATCCTTGAACCCTTTTGTTGCATAGTACAAGTCCTTGAACCTTAGTCGGTTCTTCCCGAACTCTGTTTCCCAATCTTCCACCTCCTCCGCgaactttcttctcctcttcatgATGAAGCGCACGAGGAAGATTATAAGCAAGAAGGGAATCAACAAGAGGGAGATCAACGGCACCCAGTTCTTGTAGAATCTGTAGACTCTTGTAGGTTTTAAGTCCCACACCGGCAATCTCGGAAGTTTCGATAAGGCCAATGGCTGAGCTTCCCCATTCACTCCAAAACTCCAcccaagaacaaaaatttcgGACACAATATTACCGGTCGCAGACGAGAAACCTACGAACATATCTTGCAAAAGAACAGAGGACAGATCTCTGACGATAGAAACAAGCGGTTTCCTAGGTTTAACCTCACCAAACGGAGCCATGGTTACATCGATTAGATGGGTGGGACCATCGAAATCGACCCAAACCTGCATCCGTTTACTACTGATCAAAGTCAGATTGTGAAACTGATCGTTCTCGTCCCAGTACCCAGCAGGAGAACTTTTCACCGAGTTCAAGCTATTGATATCGATTCCAACATGGTTATTGTTCGTATCATTGAACTCGATATTCATAATCGTGTCAAGTTCGACAGCGAATACATGGTTCCTAACGTTACCGTTGTTTGTTACATTGAAGAGACCGAGGTATTGTAAGGGGCTGCCGAATGGGAGGCGAGGGTTAGGAGCGATGACAAAGGCCATGCCGTGTGCAATGGGTATCTGAGAGTGAATAGCGAAGACAAAGGTAGTGGAGAAAGACGATACGGTACCGTTTGGAGAATCTTTGAACCGGATTGGTTTGGTATAGAAGGCGTGACCGGTGCTCTGCATGGTTGTGTTGGTTAGCTTTAAGAGACCGTTTGGTGTGATGGTGGCAATTCCTAGGATGGATATGTCTGTCGGTGGAGGACGGAAGCCATTGTAAGTGAAGTCGATAATTTGGGAAGAGGACTTTAGGGATTGCCAAAAGAAgcttaagaagaagatggtgaagagCTTGATGAAGAACATGGTGaagagttttattttatttttgttggcttTGGTTTAGGTATTTGAGtttgtaaagaaaatttatgGAGAGTGTGGAAAAGTCATTTTTTGTATTGGTCAAGGGAAAAGTCGTTTCGGCTTAACCTATATTAGAGGTCATGGTAGAGACTCACGAAGATGAATGACGGATCATAAAGGTTTTCAATTTGTAATGTTGTGGTACAACGTGTGTTTGTCTCCGGTGTAACTTATCTTGTCTCACATTAATAGAGGCTTTGATTAGAGATGTACAACGTGTATCATCTCATTATGTGTAAGTCACTATTGAGTGAAGCTGATGAGTTAGTAAACGATAGCCATAACTAAATCTAATTGCAAAAACAATGTGTCACTACTCTGTTTTCCATTGTGTTAAGGTTTGGGATTTAATCATTTGGTATCAAATCacgttttggttttgatccGAACCACAATAGTGGTATTAGTACCGCACCTAactttcattcttttgtttttagtcAAAACTATTTTGTGGTAGACAAACTTCCATCTATTATCTTGGTTTTAATTCGGACCACAATTGTACTATCAAGTCTCTATccggaaaaaataataattgttcaCCCTCGTGACTACGGCATTCTATTTGCACAAGGACAGAGAGTCATGACTAAGTCTTTCTTTTAACTTCCATCAATTGCAAATAATTGTGTCATATTCTGATTCATATAATAAAGGAGCAAGAGTAACAATCATAGTTGTCTTTTTTAGTTACATTTGTCTACATATACTCTCCGCGACAGAGTCCCAAATGAAGGTCACCAACTTGGTTTCCGTAAACGGAATGGTCTTTTGTGCAGCTATACACGCATTGTGGTTTTCGTAAATCTTTCTCCAGATCGTCGAATCTTTGAGACATCCATATCACCAAAAAAAGGGCACagatttttctataaaaaaaatgtttgacaaaGCTCTTTACAGTTTCAGGTGTTAGGACAAATACATATTAACGTTTCTCCAATAAGACCTCTTCTCTTGGTATCTGTAAACAACTCGGTAAGAATGT includes:
- a CDS encoding Concanavalin A-like lectin protein kinase family protein (Concanavalin A-like lectin protein kinase family protein; FUNCTIONS IN: kinase activity; INVOLVED IN: protein amino acid phosphorylation; LOCATED IN: endomembrane system; EXPRESSED IN: 21 plant structures; EXPRESSED DURING: 13 growth stages; CONTAINS InterPro DOMAIN/s: Legume lectin, beta chain (InterPro:IPR001220), Protein kinase, ATP binding site (InterPro:IPR017441), Serine/threonine-protein kinase-like domain (InterPro:IPR017442), Concanavalin A-like lectin/glucanase, subgroup (InterPro:IPR013320), Protein kinase-like domain (InterPro:IPR011009), Serine/threonine-protein kinase, active site (InterPro:IPR008271), Protein kinase, catalytic domain (InterPro:IPR000719), Concanavalin A-like lectin/glucanase (InterPro:IPR008985); BEST Arabidopsis thaliana protein match is: Concanavalin A-like lectin protein kinase family protein (TAIR:AT4G02410.1); Has 115117 Blast hits to 113792 proteins in 4484 species: Archae - 103; Bacteria - 12860; Metazoa - 42338; Fungi - 9449; Plants - 33733; Viruses - 419; Other Eukaryotes - 16215 (source: NCBI BLink).); translation: MFFIKLFTIFFLSFFWQSLKSSSQIIDFTYNGFRPPPTDISILGIATITPNGLLKLTNTTMQSTGHAFYTKPIRFKDSPNGTVSSFSTTFVFAIHSQIPIAHGMAFVIAPNPRLPFGSPLQYLGLFNVTNNGNVRNHVFAVELDTIMNIEFNDTNNNHVGIDINSLNSVKSSPAGYWDENDQFHNLTLISSKRMQVWVDFDGPTHLIDVTMAPFGEVKPRKPLVSIVRDLSSVLLQDMFVGFSSATGNIVSEIFVLGWSFGVNGEAQPLALSKLPRLPVWDLKPTRVYRFYKNWVPLISLLLIPFLLIIFLVRFIMKRRRKFAEEVEDWETEFGKNRLRFKDLYYATKGFKDKNILGSGGFGSVYKGIMPKTKKEIAVKRVSNESRQGLKEFVAEIVSIGQMSHRNLVPLVGYCRRRDELLLVYDYMPNGSLDKYLYNSPEVTLDWKQRFKVINGVASALFYLHEEWEQVVIHRDVKASNVLLDAELNGRLGDFGLAQLCDHGSDPQTTRVVGTWGYLAPDHIRTGRATTTTDVFAFGVLLLEVACGRRPIEINNQSGERVVLVDWVFRFWMEANILDAKDPNLGSEYDQKEVEMVLKLGLLCSHSDPLARPTMRQVLQYLRGDAMLPDLSPLDLRGSGIMLGTHNGSNESGMFTSGSSVAYSLLSSGR